In Dromiciops gliroides isolate mDroGli1 chromosome 4, mDroGli1.pri, whole genome shotgun sequence, one DNA window encodes the following:
- the LOC122753017 gene encoding leucine-rich repeat-containing protein 3C-like has product MILPNIQIPLLLLVVLDMGGTMPSARSPPRGCYVAEEAGERTFRCSQAGLVAVPLGIPNDTRKLYLDANRLASIPAGAFQHLPALAELDLSHNVLVRLSDAAFQGLGNTLRYLDLSANQLTSVPAEAFRELQIQVNLSANPWRCDCALQEVLRWVRLAPGTGAGIVCGPSARPELVGREFLSLIEEAEMCGTGRGGARRATDAALLVTMGGWLALVMAYLVYYVHRNREEARCPPKLPAPLPAPSEDSSMLSTVI; this is encoded by the coding sequence ATGATCCTGCCAAACATTCAAATTCCCCTCCTCCTGTTGGTGGTACTGGACATGGGGGGCACTATGCCCAGTGCCCGGTCACCTCCCCGGGGCTGCTATGTGGCAGAGGAAGCTGGTGAGCGTACATTCCGTTGCAGCCAGGCTGGCCTGGTTGCTgtgcctctgggcatcccaaatgACACCCGTAAACTCTACCTAGATGCCAATCGGCTGGCATCCATTCCTGCTGGTGCCTTCCAGCATCTTCCCGCCCTGGCTGAGCTAGACCTGTCACACAATGTCCTCGTCCGCCTCTCAGATGCTGCCTTCCAGGGTCTGGGGAACACCCTGAGATACCTGGATCTCTCTGCCAACCAACTGACATCTGTGCCCGCTGAGGCCTTTAGGGAATTACAGATCCAAGTGAACCTATCTGCCAATCCATGGCGCTGTGACTGTGCCCTTCAGGAGGTGCTGAGATGGGTGAGGTTGGCACCAGGTACCGGGGCAGGCATTGTCTGTGGCCCAAGTGCCCGGCCAGAGCTGGTGGGCCGGGAGTTTCTGTCACTGATAGAGGAGGCAGAAATGTGTGGCACTGGAAGAGGTGGGGCCCGAAGAGCCACAGATGCTGCCCTGCTGGTCACCATGGGAGGCTGGCTGGCACTAGTCATGGCCTACCTGGTTTACTATGTGCACAGGAATCGGGAAGAGGCCCGGTGTCCCCCCAAACTGCCTGCTCCCCTGCCAGCCCCCTCTGAGGATTCATCCATGCTCAGCACTGTTATCTGA